A stretch of the Gossypium hirsutum isolate 1008001.06 chromosome D07, Gossypium_hirsutum_v2.1, whole genome shotgun sequence genome encodes the following:
- the LOC107953838 gene encoding protein EMBRYONIC FLOWER 1 isoform X2 — MRRKDWKKSWPFALDGGQNIFKEQNCKLPPLLVPKFRWWCCQNCLRDTGAEGSINEERNVTNDSSKLKSFGSCPLVSSLGDSVVSSSGLLQAGKSNVDSRKCDAIACLNVNSSHPFVSGKSDKRVENTDVQVIGQTDILENNINKEIPKYAGIEVIASLMKQALRLDEKVASLQHHNPNLEDNEVAGVKLPESNVEHAVKDATEIRQTGKSACDQQMELVKGCGSHGIASTVHRVPDTFKIHTDGHSSLELDDCDYASSDSDEVLPGTASGSVHRRKNRKVRLLTELLGKNKDEKTNLTSTEDSPSSTNPDAFVHIDSVSASEGPVTFHGNVMSSLAHRRKRKMPQDEEWMPGELMSSPNNGHKNLSTFNRDAETADGITSSDSEGTINRSSLQTPAKSNLVNFKVDRSPILGKKKNKKTQSIDQCPSLHLSRENLQKERQKKPGDATKSDATDIALYKSNDVSAGSGFNPLTLSAAKAEKKSNLLKKKSKMHLDHDRQASPVPWNNGILREGLTSREDVEIRQIGNVAVPLEVTQDASPEKGVQFSLSNCFPAKRYDAKCSTPIRDGLQSLSSCQGCVLSEYDARRKDLNMNHVGESTFPTKSQVDAYLWKGMHVDLNSNQITYGIPFLNETQKHRSPDEVGSCSTMLQMAFSGTSNNGRTMEFPDHATVAREHYDQRVEMVSEQGAADDIMEIAELMAKNQYERCLPDTEIDKQLPETSNTKIHQRVDLNKVYENEEMILFQETPDKLEAQAKNGRIGKFARGDNVGSSKQKSVDYFSHIDRNQYKMSQLEQGDPPAGFRPFPLCGEKPLNGVQFSATNSIRQNSAQNCQQVRNMVGQRSSHANVQALGVCNTCQSAPPQNKEVAHLWSSMIPSSISYVHSIPQKCADQVASLDVLSHCPSSLPKGNMSRNDDWNFLNLASNYEKHCRKFDSEALRRTHTDYSFSCKHNGAGPLDLYSNETIPAMHLLSLMDAGLQSGASVDVDGNQRFVKKTSFVPGHRPKEFSSMPSGGYRTNSMKHLSFDCYSKNHLPESFCECMPATPAVGPSTSFQHGKSFKKAPDFVGQISLKSREKEKNKCSDSQRQSKNHRSQKTSSSYRGLNTTCGSVPVHSLPKLALGTADFTMFPMTFHPKESATKQKHKAHSMSGTLFHPKSGSETGICHINRNPADFTVPEAGNKYMIGGEDLKFGREKAPSSGLVKLVGHKRERKHAIRKEHSRNRTS, encoded by the exons ATGCGCAGGAAAGACTGGAAGAAAAGTTGGCCATTTGCATTAGATGGTGGCCAGAATATATTTAAAGAACAGAACTGTAAGCTTCCTCCTTTACTTGTTCCAAAGTTCAGATGGTGGTGTTGCCAGAACTGTCTGCGGGACACTGGGGCTGAAGGCAGTATAAATGAAGAAAGAAATGTTACTAATGATAGTAGCAAATTGAAATCCTTTGGCTCTTGTCCCCTTGTGTCATCCCTTGGGGATTCTGTAGTGTCTTCATCAGGTTTGCTGCAGGCTGGAAAGAGTAATGTTGACTCAAGAAAATGTGATGCTATTGCTTGTTTGAATGTTAATAGCAGTCATCCTTTCGTTAGTGGTAAAAGTGACAAGAGAGTGGAAAACACAGATGTACAGGTCATAG GGCAAACAGATATCTtagaaaataacattaataagGAGATTCCGAAATATGCTGGAATAGAAGTTATTGCTAGCCTTATGAAGCAAGCACTTCGTTTAGATGAAAAAG TGGCGTCTCTGCAACATCATAATCCCAATTTAGAAGATAATGAAGTTGCTGGTGTCAAGCTTCCTGAATCAAATGTGGAGCATGCAGTTAAGGATGCCACTGAAATACGTCAAACAGGAAAATCTGCCTGTGATCAACAGATGGAGTTGGTAAAAGGTTGTGGATCCCATGGAATAGCAAGTACAGTTCATAGGGTTCCTGATACTTTCAAGATTCATACAGATGGACATTCTTCTTTGGAATTAGATGATTGTGATTACGCATCATCTGATAGTGATGAGGTATTGCCTGGAACTGCATCTGGCAGCGTGCATCGAAGAAAAAATCGTAAGGTGCGTCTGCTGACCGAATTGTTGGGTAAAAACAAAGATGAAAAAACTAATCTCACGAGTACAGAGGATTCTCCTTCTAGTACCAATCCTGATGCGTTCGTACACATAGATTCAGTATCTGCTTCCGAAGGTCCGGTCACTTTCCATGGAAATGTTATGAGTAGTTTGGCTCatagaaggaaaagaaagatgcCACAGGATGAAGAATGGATGCCTGGGGAATTGATGAGCTCTCCAAATAATGGCCATAAAAACCTTAGTACCTTCAACAGAGATGCAGAAACTGCTGATGGAATCACAAGTTCTGATTCAGAAGGTACAATTAACAGAAGCAGCTTACAGACTCCAGCAAAGAGCAATTTGGTTAACTTTAAAGTTGATAGAAGTCCTATTCtaggaaagaagaaaaacaaaaagaccCAGAGTATTGATCAATGTCCATCCTTGCATCTGTCTCGAGAAAATCTGCAGAAGGAAAGACAGAAAAAGCCTGGAGATGCCACTAAGAGTGATGCCACTGATATTGCTTTGTACAAATCAAATGATGTATCTGCAGGCAGTGGGTTCAATCCCTTAACTCTATCTGCCGCAAAGGCAGAAAAAAAGTctaatttgttgaagaaaaagaGCAAGATGCATCTAGATCATGATCGGCAAGCTTCTCCAGTTCCTTGGAACAATGGCATTCTCAGAGAAGGTCTGACTTCAAGGGAAGATGTAGAAATAAGACAAATTGGGAATGTAGCTGTTCCTCTTGAAGTAACCCAGGATGCATCACCTGAAAAAGGAGTGCAATTTTCCCTTAGTAATTGCTTTCCTGCTAAAAGATATGATGCAAAATGTAGTACTCCAATAAGAGATGGGCTACAATCTTTATCATCTTGCCAAGGGTGTGTTCTTAGTGAATATGATGCTAGGAGGAAAGATCTAAACATGAACCATGTTGGAGAGTCTACTTTTCCAACTAAATCTCAAGTTGATGCCTACCTTTGGAAGGGAATGCATGTTGATCTCAACAGTAATCAAATCACATACGGAATACCGTTCCTAAATGAGACGCAGAAGCACAGATCTCCTGATGAAGTTGGGAGTTGTTCCACAATGCTGCAAATG GCTTTCAGTGGTACAAGCAACAATGGGAGAACTATGGAGTTTCCAGACCATGCAACAGTTGCTAGGGAGCATTATGATCAACGTGTTGAAATGGTTTCTGAGCAAGGAGCTGCAGATGACATAATGGAAATTGCTGAACTCATGGCAAAGAATCAGTATGAACGGTGTCTTCCTGATACTGAAATTGATAAACAGCTGCCAGAAACCAGTAACACCAAAATTCATCAGAGGGTGGATCTTAATAAAGTATATGAAAATGAAGAGATGATCCTGTTTCAAGAGACCCCAGATAAACTGGAAGCTCAAGCTAAAAACGGAAGAATTGGCAAGTTTGCAAGAGGCGATAATGTGGGATCCAGCAAGCAAAAGTCAGTGGATTATTTCTCTCATATAGACCGAAACCAGTACAAGATGAGCCAGTTGGAACAAGGTGACCCCCCTGCAGGCTTTAGACCTTTTCCTCTATGTGGAGAGAAGCCATTGAATGGGGTCCAATTTTCTGCCACCAATTCCATCAGGCAAAACAGTGCTCAAAATTGCCAGCAGGTAAGGAACATGGTTGGGCAAAGGTCCTCTCATGCTAATGTGCAGGCTTTGGGAGTTTGTAACACATGCCAGAGTGCTCCACCGCAGAATAAAGAAGTAGCTCACCTATGGTCATCCATGATACCGAGTAGCATTTCCTATGTGCACAGCATCCCTCAAAAGTGTGCTGATCAGGTTGCAAGTTTAGATGTGCTTTCACATTGCCCCAGCAGTCTACCTAAGGGAAATATGAGCCGAAATGATGACTGGAACTTCTTGAATCTGGCTTCAAACTATGAGAAGCATTGTAGGAAGTTTGATTCTGAAGCGCTTAGAAGGACACATACAGATTACTCATTTTCTTGCAAGCATAATGGGGCAGGGCCGTTAGATCTGTATTCGAATGAAACAATACCAGCCATGCATTTACTCAGTCTTATGGATGCAGGGTTACAGTCAGGGGCATCAGTTGATGTTGATGGAAACCAAAGATTTGTTAAGAAAACTTCTTTTGTTCCTGGTCATCGTCCTAAGGAGTTTTCAAGCATGCCATCAGGGGGATATAGAACCAATTCAATGAAACATCTATCATTTGATTGCTACAGTAAAAACCACCTACCTGAGAGTTTCTGTGAGTGTATGCCAGCCACTCCAGCAGTCGGTCCTTCTACTTCATTCCAGCATGGTAAAAGTTTCAAGAAAGCACCTGATTTTGTGGGTCAAATTTCACTGAAGTctcgagaaaaagagaaaaacaaatgcTCAGACTCGCAAAGGCAGAGTAAAAACCACAGATCACAAAAAACTTCATCTTCATATAGAGGCTTAAACACAACTTGTGGATCTGTTCCTGTTCATAGTTTGCCGAAATTGGCGCTTGGAACTGCAGATTTTACGATGTTTCCCATGACATTTCATCCAAAGGAGAGTGCAACAAAACAGAAGCATAAGGCTCATTCTATGAGCGGCACTCTCTTCCATCCAAAAAGTGGTTCAGAGACTGGTATCTGCCACATTAATAGAAACCCTGCTGATTTTACGGTGCCTGAAGCTGGAAATAAGTACATGATTGGTGGTGAAGACCTTAAATTTGGAAGGGAAAAAGCTCCGTCATCTGGATTGGTAAAATTGGTTGGGCACAAGCGTGAGAGGAAGCATGCAATTAGGAAAGAGCATTCACGAAATCGAACTTCATGA
- the LOC107953838 gene encoding protein EMBRYONIC FLOWER 1 isoform X1 → METTTVVKETHHSCSSNLVAKSMESPIKIDSISIDLINANDDIDTRKCEHFSIRGYASEMRRKDWKKSWPFALDGGQNIFKEQNCKLPPLLVPKFRWWCCQNCLRDTGAEGSINEERNVTNDSSKLKSFGSCPLVSSLGDSVVSSSGLLQAGKSNVDSRKCDAIACLNVNSSHPFVSGKSDKRVENTDVQVIGQTDILENNINKEIPKYAGIEVIASLMKQALRLDEKVASLQHHNPNLEDNEVAGVKLPESNVEHAVKDATEIRQTGKSACDQQMELVKGCGSHGIASTVHRVPDTFKIHTDGHSSLELDDCDYASSDSDEVLPGTASGSVHRRKNRKVRLLTELLGKNKDEKTNLTSTEDSPSSTNPDAFVHIDSVSASEGPVTFHGNVMSSLAHRRKRKMPQDEEWMPGELMSSPNNGHKNLSTFNRDAETADGITSSDSEGTINRSSLQTPAKSNLVNFKVDRSPILGKKKNKKTQSIDQCPSLHLSRENLQKERQKKPGDATKSDATDIALYKSNDVSAGSGFNPLTLSAAKAEKKSNLLKKKSKMHLDHDRQASPVPWNNGILREGLTSREDVEIRQIGNVAVPLEVTQDASPEKGVQFSLSNCFPAKRYDAKCSTPIRDGLQSLSSCQGCVLSEYDARRKDLNMNHVGESTFPTKSQVDAYLWKGMHVDLNSNQITYGIPFLNETQKHRSPDEVGSCSTMLQMAFSGTSNNGRTMEFPDHATVAREHYDQRVEMVSEQGAADDIMEIAELMAKNQYERCLPDTEIDKQLPETSNTKIHQRVDLNKVYENEEMILFQETPDKLEAQAKNGRIGKFARGDNVGSSKQKSVDYFSHIDRNQYKMSQLEQGDPPAGFRPFPLCGEKPLNGVQFSATNSIRQNSAQNCQQVRNMVGQRSSHANVQALGVCNTCQSAPPQNKEVAHLWSSMIPSSISYVHSIPQKCADQVASLDVLSHCPSSLPKGNMSRNDDWNFLNLASNYEKHCRKFDSEALRRTHTDYSFSCKHNGAGPLDLYSNETIPAMHLLSLMDAGLQSGASVDVDGNQRFVKKTSFVPGHRPKEFSSMPSGGYRTNSMKHLSFDCYSKNHLPESFCECMPATPAVGPSTSFQHGKSFKKAPDFVGQISLKSREKEKNKCSDSQRQSKNHRSQKTSSSYRGLNTTCGSVPVHSLPKLALGTADFTMFPMTFHPKESATKQKHKAHSMSGTLFHPKSGSETGICHINRNPADFTVPEAGNKYMIGGEDLKFGREKAPSSGLVKLVGHKRERKHAIRKEHSRNRTS, encoded by the exons ATGGAGACAACTACTGTGGTCAAGGAAACTCATCACAGTTGCAGTTCTAATCTTGTcgccaagtccatggaatcacccATAAAGATTGACTCAATATCCATAGATCTTATCAATGCTAATGATGACATTGATACTaggaagtgtgaacatttttctATTCG TGGATATGCATCTGAGATGCGCAGGAAAGACTGGAAGAAAAGTTGGCCATTTGCATTAGATGGTGGCCAGAATATATTTAAAGAACAGAACTGTAAGCTTCCTCCTTTACTTGTTCCAAAGTTCAGATGGTGGTGTTGCCAGAACTGTCTGCGGGACACTGGGGCTGAAGGCAGTATAAATGAAGAAAGAAATGTTACTAATGATAGTAGCAAATTGAAATCCTTTGGCTCTTGTCCCCTTGTGTCATCCCTTGGGGATTCTGTAGTGTCTTCATCAGGTTTGCTGCAGGCTGGAAAGAGTAATGTTGACTCAAGAAAATGTGATGCTATTGCTTGTTTGAATGTTAATAGCAGTCATCCTTTCGTTAGTGGTAAAAGTGACAAGAGAGTGGAAAACACAGATGTACAGGTCATAG GGCAAACAGATATCTtagaaaataacattaataagGAGATTCCGAAATATGCTGGAATAGAAGTTATTGCTAGCCTTATGAAGCAAGCACTTCGTTTAGATGAAAAAG TGGCGTCTCTGCAACATCATAATCCCAATTTAGAAGATAATGAAGTTGCTGGTGTCAAGCTTCCTGAATCAAATGTGGAGCATGCAGTTAAGGATGCCACTGAAATACGTCAAACAGGAAAATCTGCCTGTGATCAACAGATGGAGTTGGTAAAAGGTTGTGGATCCCATGGAATAGCAAGTACAGTTCATAGGGTTCCTGATACTTTCAAGATTCATACAGATGGACATTCTTCTTTGGAATTAGATGATTGTGATTACGCATCATCTGATAGTGATGAGGTATTGCCTGGAACTGCATCTGGCAGCGTGCATCGAAGAAAAAATCGTAAGGTGCGTCTGCTGACCGAATTGTTGGGTAAAAACAAAGATGAAAAAACTAATCTCACGAGTACAGAGGATTCTCCTTCTAGTACCAATCCTGATGCGTTCGTACACATAGATTCAGTATCTGCTTCCGAAGGTCCGGTCACTTTCCATGGAAATGTTATGAGTAGTTTGGCTCatagaaggaaaagaaagatgcCACAGGATGAAGAATGGATGCCTGGGGAATTGATGAGCTCTCCAAATAATGGCCATAAAAACCTTAGTACCTTCAACAGAGATGCAGAAACTGCTGATGGAATCACAAGTTCTGATTCAGAAGGTACAATTAACAGAAGCAGCTTACAGACTCCAGCAAAGAGCAATTTGGTTAACTTTAAAGTTGATAGAAGTCCTATTCtaggaaagaagaaaaacaaaaagaccCAGAGTATTGATCAATGTCCATCCTTGCATCTGTCTCGAGAAAATCTGCAGAAGGAAAGACAGAAAAAGCCTGGAGATGCCACTAAGAGTGATGCCACTGATATTGCTTTGTACAAATCAAATGATGTATCTGCAGGCAGTGGGTTCAATCCCTTAACTCTATCTGCCGCAAAGGCAGAAAAAAAGTctaatttgttgaagaaaaagaGCAAGATGCATCTAGATCATGATCGGCAAGCTTCTCCAGTTCCTTGGAACAATGGCATTCTCAGAGAAGGTCTGACTTCAAGGGAAGATGTAGAAATAAGACAAATTGGGAATGTAGCTGTTCCTCTTGAAGTAACCCAGGATGCATCACCTGAAAAAGGAGTGCAATTTTCCCTTAGTAATTGCTTTCCTGCTAAAAGATATGATGCAAAATGTAGTACTCCAATAAGAGATGGGCTACAATCTTTATCATCTTGCCAAGGGTGTGTTCTTAGTGAATATGATGCTAGGAGGAAAGATCTAAACATGAACCATGTTGGAGAGTCTACTTTTCCAACTAAATCTCAAGTTGATGCCTACCTTTGGAAGGGAATGCATGTTGATCTCAACAGTAATCAAATCACATACGGAATACCGTTCCTAAATGAGACGCAGAAGCACAGATCTCCTGATGAAGTTGGGAGTTGTTCCACAATGCTGCAAATG GCTTTCAGTGGTACAAGCAACAATGGGAGAACTATGGAGTTTCCAGACCATGCAACAGTTGCTAGGGAGCATTATGATCAACGTGTTGAAATGGTTTCTGAGCAAGGAGCTGCAGATGACATAATGGAAATTGCTGAACTCATGGCAAAGAATCAGTATGAACGGTGTCTTCCTGATACTGAAATTGATAAACAGCTGCCAGAAACCAGTAACACCAAAATTCATCAGAGGGTGGATCTTAATAAAGTATATGAAAATGAAGAGATGATCCTGTTTCAAGAGACCCCAGATAAACTGGAAGCTCAAGCTAAAAACGGAAGAATTGGCAAGTTTGCAAGAGGCGATAATGTGGGATCCAGCAAGCAAAAGTCAGTGGATTATTTCTCTCATATAGACCGAAACCAGTACAAGATGAGCCAGTTGGAACAAGGTGACCCCCCTGCAGGCTTTAGACCTTTTCCTCTATGTGGAGAGAAGCCATTGAATGGGGTCCAATTTTCTGCCACCAATTCCATCAGGCAAAACAGTGCTCAAAATTGCCAGCAGGTAAGGAACATGGTTGGGCAAAGGTCCTCTCATGCTAATGTGCAGGCTTTGGGAGTTTGTAACACATGCCAGAGTGCTCCACCGCAGAATAAAGAAGTAGCTCACCTATGGTCATCCATGATACCGAGTAGCATTTCCTATGTGCACAGCATCCCTCAAAAGTGTGCTGATCAGGTTGCAAGTTTAGATGTGCTTTCACATTGCCCCAGCAGTCTACCTAAGGGAAATATGAGCCGAAATGATGACTGGAACTTCTTGAATCTGGCTTCAAACTATGAGAAGCATTGTAGGAAGTTTGATTCTGAAGCGCTTAGAAGGACACATACAGATTACTCATTTTCTTGCAAGCATAATGGGGCAGGGCCGTTAGATCTGTATTCGAATGAAACAATACCAGCCATGCATTTACTCAGTCTTATGGATGCAGGGTTACAGTCAGGGGCATCAGTTGATGTTGATGGAAACCAAAGATTTGTTAAGAAAACTTCTTTTGTTCCTGGTCATCGTCCTAAGGAGTTTTCAAGCATGCCATCAGGGGGATATAGAACCAATTCAATGAAACATCTATCATTTGATTGCTACAGTAAAAACCACCTACCTGAGAGTTTCTGTGAGTGTATGCCAGCCACTCCAGCAGTCGGTCCTTCTACTTCATTCCAGCATGGTAAAAGTTTCAAGAAAGCACCTGATTTTGTGGGTCAAATTTCACTGAAGTctcgagaaaaagagaaaaacaaatgcTCAGACTCGCAAAGGCAGAGTAAAAACCACAGATCACAAAAAACTTCATCTTCATATAGAGGCTTAAACACAACTTGTGGATCTGTTCCTGTTCATAGTTTGCCGAAATTGGCGCTTGGAACTGCAGATTTTACGATGTTTCCCATGACATTTCATCCAAAGGAGAGTGCAACAAAACAGAAGCATAAGGCTCATTCTATGAGCGGCACTCTCTTCCATCCAAAAAGTGGTTCAGAGACTGGTATCTGCCACATTAATAGAAACCCTGCTGATTTTACGGTGCCTGAAGCTGGAAATAAGTACATGATTGGTGGTGAAGACCTTAAATTTGGAAGGGAAAAAGCTCCGTCATCTGGATTGGTAAAATTGGTTGGGCACAAGCGTGAGAGGAAGCATGCAATTAGGAAAGAGCATTCACGAAATCGAACTTCATGA